The Nocardioides zeae genome includes the window CAGCGGGTGACCGTGCATCGTCGCGACCTGCTCGAGGTGCCAGCGGTGGGACCGCGTCGCGGCGTACGCCTCCCCCTCGCCCGCCAGCACCGCGAACGGCGCCACGGTGACCCCGTCGAGCCCGTCGGTGGGGCGCACGTAGCCGCGGTAGGCGTCGCGGAAGGCCGCAGCGGCGTGGGTACGACGACGCGTGCGGTCCGCGAGGGCCGTCAGCGCCGGCGCGTCGAGGCCCCGGGCCAGGGCGGCGTCGAGCGCCTCCTGGGTGGCGGGCAGGGCGACGGAGGCGGCGGCGCCGACCGCGGCGTACTGCTCACGGATGAGCTCCCCCGCCTTCGCCGACCAGGGCAGCAGCTCGGTGTCGAGGACGAGCCAGTCGGTGCCGAGGCGCTCGAGAAGCGGCGCCGCGGCCTCGGTGAGGGAGGCGACGAGGCGACGACCGAGCTCGCCCGGGTAGAAGGCACGGCCCGTGCGGGTCACGACCTGGCCCGTCGAGCCGTCGGCGATCCCGAAGCGGCGCTCGGCGGTCGCCGCGTCCCGCGCGAGCACGGCGACGGCCCGCGAGCCCATGTGCTTCTCCTCGCACACGACGGTCGTGACGCCCGCGCGGGTGTACTCCTCGAACGCCTCGTCCGGGTGCTCGAGGAAGCGGTCGAGCGTCGACGTGGCGACGGGCGCCATCGTCGCCGGCAGGTGGACGAGCCAGCGCGGGTCGACCGCGAACCGGCTCATCACCTCGAGCGCGGCGGCCGCGTTCTCCTCCGGCACCTTCACGCGCGGGCCGAACGTCGTGTCCAGCCAGCGCGTGCCGAGGACGTCGGCCGCGGCCAGCGCCCCGGGCTCGCGCTCCGGGACCGTGGGCACGAGGGGGCGGGCGGGCGCGTACCACTCCCGCTCCGCCGGTACGTCGACGAGCTCACGCTCGGGGTAGCGCAGCGCCGTCAGGGCTCCACCGAAGACGACGCCCGTGTCGAGGCAGATAGTGCCGTTGACCCACTCCGCGGTCGGGACCGGCGTGTGGCCGTAGACGACCGTCGCGCTCCCGCGGTAGTCCTGCGCCCAGGGGTAGCGCACGGGAAGGCCGAAGTCGTCGGTCTCGCCGGTGGTGTCGCCGTAGAGCGCGAACGCGCGGACCCGCCGCGAGGAACGGCCGTGGTAGGCCTCCTTGAGGCCCGCATGGGCGACCACGAGCCGGCCCTCGTCGAGCACGTAGTGCGCCACCAGGCCGTCCATGAACGCGGTCATCCGCTCGCGGAACTCGGCGGTCTCCTCCGCCAGCTGGGCCAAGGACTCCTCGAGGCCGTGCGCCACCGTCACCCGGCGGCCCCGGAGCGCGCCCGGACGAGCTTGTCCTCGTGGTTGCCCGTGACGCAGAGGGCCGTGCCCGCCGCGACCATGCCGGACACGAGCCGGAGCACGCCCGGGGTGTCGGGGCCGCGGTCGACGAGGTCGCCGACGAACACCGCGGTGCGGCCCTCGGGGTGGTGGGCGCCGACGGCCCGCCCCGCGTCGTCGCGCTCGAGCCGCCAGCCGAGCCGCTCGAGCAGGGTGCGGAGCTCGCTGGCGCAGCCGTGCACGTCGCCGACGATGTCGAACGGTCCGGTGAGCTCGCGCCGGTCGTTCCAGGAGCGCTCACGCACGATCGTGGCGGCGTCGACCTCCTCGACGCCGTCGAGCACGTGGACCCGGCGGAAGCCCTCGCGGCGCAGCCCGCGCAGCGAACGGCGAAGGTCGCGGTCGTGCCGCTCGACGATCCGCTCGACGGGCACGCGACCGAAGGTCCGTCCGCTCGCGCGGTGGCGCTCGACGGCGACCCGGGCGGGGACCTTGAGCACGATCGCGTCGACGAGGAGGTCGTGGCTGCGCGCCAGCGACACCAGCTGTGCGCGGGCATCCGACTGCACGTTGGTGGCGTCGACGACCGTCAGGAGGCCCCGGCGCAGGCGGATGCCGACGAGGTGCTGCAGGAGGTCGAACGCGTCGGGCGTCGCCGACTGGTCCTCCGCGTCGTCGGCGACGAGCGCGCGACAGGTGTCGGACGAGACGACCTCGGTCGGGGCGAAGTGGCGCGCGGCGAAGGTCGACTTGCCGCTGCCGGACGCGCCGACGAGCAGCACGAGACCCGCGGCGGGGACACCGAGGGATCGAGGCTCAGCCACGGCGGAACACCCCCATCTGCGTGGGCGCGCCGACCTCGGGATCGACCTCGCCGACCCAGCGGCGCTCGACCGTGTAGCCGGTGCGCGCGGCCACGCCGTCGCACCACGCGGCGAACTCCTCGCGCGACCACTCGAACCGGTGGTCGGGGTGCCGGAACCCGGTCAGGCCGGGGTAGCGGACGTTGTGGTCGGCGTTGGGGGTGGTCACCACGACCGCGCCGGGGCGCGCCTCGCCGAAGACGACACGCTCCAGGGCGGGCAGCCGCTCGGGATCGAGGTGCTCCACGACCTCCATGAGCACGGCCGCGTCGTACCCGGCGAACCGCTCGTCGGTGTAGGTGACCGAGGCCTGGAAGACGCTGATGCGGGCGCGGAGGGCCTCGGCCTGGCGGTCCGGGGTGCGCCGCAGGGAGCGCTCGTCGACCCGGAGCCGGCGCTGCGTGGCGAGCACACCGACGGCGGAGACGTCGGTGCCGGCCACGACGGCGTACGCCGGGCGGGCGAGCACGTCCGCCAGGAGCTGTCCGCCGCCGCAGCCCAGGTCGACGACGCTCGTGGCGCCGGCCGCGGCCAGCTCGTCGAGCACGCCGAGCACCGCCTCGCGGCGCAGCTGGTTGAGGGGCGGGCGGGCCCGCTTGCCCTGGCCCTCCGGCCGCCCGCTCTCGTCGGTCTCGGGCTCGACCTCGGCCGCGGCCCGGCCGTCCAGCTCCTCGAGCCGCGCGAGCGCCTCGCGCGCCAGCGCCCGCCGCCGACCCAGGTAGCGCCGGGTGATGAGGTCCCGCTCCGGGTGGGTGGCGAGCCAGTCGCCGCCCGAGCGGAGGAGCTTCTCGACCTCGTCCGGCGCCTGCCAGTAGTGCTTCGCCTGGTCGAGCGCCGGCAGCAGCACGTGGAGCTGGTTGAGCGCGTCGGCGAGCACGACCCGGCCCCGCAGGGTCAGGTCGAGGTACCGCGACGGTCCCCAGTCCGGGATCGTCTCGTCGAGCGGCACGTCGCGCGCGTCCACCTCCCACCCCAGGGGCTCGAAGATGCGGCGCAGCAGCTCGCGTCCCGTCTCACCGCCGGGGCGGCAGGGCACCGCGGGCAGGCGCACCTCCAGCGGGATCGGCGTGCCCGCGAGCTCGGGGCGTGCGTCGCACCGGCCGCTGCGGGCCGTGCTGAACACCCGGCGGATCGCGACGGCGAGGAGGGAGGACGCCGCGTAGGGCCGGTCGTTGACGTACTGCGCCAGCGAGAAGTCCGGCGTGCCCTGCGGACGGGAGCGCACGAGGCGCACCGGGTCGACGTCGAGCACGAGCGCTGCCGTGCACCGCTCCTCCGTCGCCTCCGGGTAGAAGACCGTCGCCGACCCGAAGGACTGCTCGAACTCCTGCACGCGGTCGGGGTGCTTGAACAGCAGGTACCCCAGGTCGGTCGCGGGCCGGTGGGTGGTCGAGACGGTCAGGAGCACCCCGCCGATCCTGCCAGGGTCGGGCGCCGCCGCGTCCGCATTTTCGGCGGACGGCCCTCAGGCCGTGCGGTTGCTCCCCGGGGTCGCGCCGTCGGACGGGCCGGGACCATCGCGCTCGGTGCGGCCGTGGGCGACGTCCTCGACGTCGTCCCCGTCGGCGGAGGGGATCGCGTCGTCGGAGGGGCCCGTCGTCGCGGGGTCGTCGGGGTCGCGAGCGGCGTCGGACGACACCACCTCGTTGGGCTCGGTGGGGACCTGGTCGTCGGGGTGCTCGCTCATGCGCGCCCGGTAACCGGTCGGCGGGCCCGTAGCCGCACCACCCGAGCGAGTGTCGGTGGGAGGTCGTAGGTTCGCCACGTGCGCTTCGACGAACCTCCCGTGGTCCGGATGTACGTCGACGAGCGTCGCCTCCCGCAGCAGCAGTGGCCCATGACCGTGCCGGCGGTGGCCCAGGTCGTCCGCGAGGGCTTCGAACCCGCACCGGGAGTGACGTTCCTCGTGGGCGAGAACGGTTCGGGCAAGTCGACGGTCGTCGAGGGACTGGCCGAGGCGTACGGGCTGCCGGTCGAGGGCGGCTCGCGCAACGGCGGTCAGGAGACAAGGCGCAGTGAGTCGCGCCTCGGGTGGGCGCTGGAGGTCCAGCGCGGGATCGGGTCCGGACGGTGGGGGTTCTTCCTGCGCGCCGAGACCATGCACAGCTGGTACACGTTCGTCGAGCAGACCGGTGGCAACCGCCGCGACCCGGTCTTCCACGAGCTGTCCCACGGCGAGTCGTTCCTCGAGGTGGCGCGCAACCGGATCGACGGACCGGGTTTCTACTGCCTGGACGAGCCGGAGGCCGCGCTCTCCTTCTCCGCCAGCCTGGCGCTCGTGGGGCACCTCCACGCGATCGCAGCGGAGGGCGGCCAGGTCGTGTGCGCGACCCACTCCCCCGTGCTCGCCTCGCTCCCCGGCGCCCGCATCCTCGAGGTCGGCCCGTGGGGGCTCCGCGAGACGAGCTGGGAGGAGCTCGAGCTGGTGCAGCACTGGCGCCGGTTCATGGACGCCCCGGGCCGCTACCTGCGGCACGTCGTCGAGGACTGAAAGCGCCGGTACGCCGGCTCAGCGCCGGCGCAGCACCGCGACGAACATCGCGTCGGTGCGGTGCACGTGCGGCCACAGCTGCAGCGTGACGGCGCCCGTCGCCAGGGTGGGGCCGACGGCGTCGGGCACCTCCGGCAGCACCGCCGTCGCGTCCACCGCCTCCACGTCGTCGCGCCCCGCGAGCACCGCGTCGACCACGCCGACGGTCTCCGCCGGCACCGGCGAGCACGTCGCGTAGACCACGGTCCCGCCCGGACGCACGAGGTCGAGGGCAGCGCCGAGCAGCCGCTCCTGCAGGGGGACGAGCGTGCGCAGGTCCGAGGGCTGGCGCCGCCAGCGCGACTCGGGCCGCCGCCGCAGCGCGCCGAGCCCGGAGCACGGCGCGTCCACGAGCACCCGGTCGAACGTGCCCGCGTCCCAGCGGGGAGCGGTGCCGTCGCCGGTCACCACGTCCTCGACCCCCGGCGCCAGCGAGCCGTCCGCGAGGCTGAGGGCGCGCCGTACGAGCGCGGTGCGGTGCTCCTGCGCCTCGTTGGCCGTGAGCCGGGCGCCCCGCTGGGCGGCCAGGGCGGCGAGCAGCGCGGCCTTGCCGCCCGGACCGGCACAGAGGTCGAGCCACCGCTCCCCGGCGCCGCCCTCCGCAGCCTCCGCGAGGGCGAGCGCGACGAGCTGCGAGCCCTCGTCCTGCACGCCCGCGTCGCCGGCCGCGACGGCGGGCAGGGCCCCGGGATCGCCGCCGGGCAGGCTGACGCCGACGGGCGAGTACGCCGTGGGCTCGCCCTCGGCCTGCACCACGAGCCCGTCGCGGTCGATGCGACCGGGACGGGCCACCAGCGTGACCCCCGGGGCCTCGTTGTCCGCCGCCAGCAGGGCGTCGAGGTCGTCGGGGCGTCCGGAGGCGGTCAGAGCGTCGGTCAACGCCGCGACGACCCATCGGGGGTGGCTGTGCGCGACCGAGCCGAACCCGACCGGGTCGGTGCCCGGGTCGGGGGCGACACGACGCACCCAGGCCGGCAGGTCGTGGGCCGCGACCTTGCGGAGGACGGCGTTGGTGAAGCCGGCCGGCCCCTGCCCGACCCGTGCACGCACGAGGTCGACCGTGGTGCTGATCGCCGCGTGGGCGGGCACCCGCATGGAGAGCAGCTGGTGGGCGCCGAGGCGCAGCGCGTCGAGCACCTTGGCCTCGACCTTGACGAGCGGCCGGTCGACGCAGGTGGCGAGGACCGCGTCGTACGTGCCCTGCCGACGGATCGTGCCCGCCGCGAGCTCGGTCGCGAAGCCGGCGTCGCGCCCGCCCAGTCCGTGCTTGCGCAGGACGTCGGGCAGCACGAGGTTGGCGTAGGCGTCGTCGACGCGGACGGCGCGGAGGACGTCGTACGCCGCGAGCCGGGCCGGGTCGGCGGAGCGGCGCGCGGCGGGCGGACGCCCCCCGGAGCGGGCTCCGGTGGGCCGACCGCCGCGGCGACGGGGGTCAGCCATGCGAGGCCCCGGTGCGCGGCGCCGAGCCGACCGGCTCGTCGCTCATGCCGGTCCCCGGCACGTCAGGCGCCGAACCGGGTGCCCGACTCGAGCCGGACGCCACGGGCCCAGTCGGCGGCCGGCATCTGCTTCTTGCCGAAGGCCTTGACCTCGCCGAGCCGCACGGGGGGACGGTGCTCGTGCCGACGAAGACCGCGTTCTTGGTGACCTCGAGCTCGCCCGGGGCGAGGCGGTCGCGGTCGTCGGCGATCGTGACCGGGCCGATCTTGATGCGCTGCGTCTCGCCGTCGACGACCTGCGTCGACCAGGCACCGGGCGCGGGCGTGCAGGCGCGCACGCGGCGGTCGACCGCAACGGCGGGCTCGCTCCAGTCGATCTCGGCGTCCTCCACGAGGATCTTCGGCGCGAACGACACGCCGTCCTCGGGCTGCTCCCGGGCCTCGAGCGACCCGTCGGCGATGCCGTCGAGGGTGGCGACGAGGAGGCCGGCACCGCCCTCGGCGAGACGGGCCAGGAGATCGCCGGACGTGTCCGTCGCGCGGATCCGCTCGGTCATGACGCCGAACGTCGGACCGGCGTCGAGGGCCTTCACGATGCGGAACGTCGTCGCGCCCGTGACCTCGTCACCGGCCCAGACCGAGTGCTGCACCGGCGCGGCGCCGCGCCACGCGGGGAGCACCGAGAAGTGGAGGTTCACCCAGCCGTGCTCGGGGATGTCGAGGGCCGACTGGGGCAGGAGCGCGCCGTACGCCACCACCGGGCAGCAGTCGGGACGCAGCGCCTTCAGCGCCTCCTGGAACTCCGGGTCGCGCGGGTGCTCGGGCTTGAGGACCGGGACGCCGAGCTCCTCGGCACGCTGCGCGACGGGGCTCGCGACCAGCTTGCGACCTCGACCGGCCGGGGCGTCCGGTCGGGTGACGACGCCCACGAGCTCGTGGGCGGAGTCGGCGATCGCGTTGAGGGCGGGTACGGCGACCT containing:
- a CDS encoding polynucleotide kinase-phosphatase, producing MTVAHGLEESLAQLAEETAEFRERMTAFMDGLVAHYVLDEGRLVVAHAGLKEAYHGRSSRRVRAFALYGDTTGETDDFGLPVRYPWAQDYRGSATVVYGHTPVPTAEWVNGTICLDTGVVFGGALTALRYPERELVDVPAEREWYAPARPLVPTVPEREPGALAAADVLGTRWLDTTFGPRVKVPEENAAAALEVMSRFAVDPRWLVHLPATMAPVATSTLDRFLEHPDEAFEEYTRAGVTTVVCEEKHMGSRAVAVLARDAATAERRFGIADGSTGQVVTRTGRAFYPGELGRRLVASLTEAAAPLLERLGTDWLVLDTELLPWSAKAGELIREQYAAVGAAASVALPATQEALDAALARGLDAPALTALADRTRRRTHAAAAFRDAYRGYVRPTDGLDGVTVAPFAVLAGEGEAYAATRSHRWHLEQVATMHGHPLVTPTRHRFVDLADAGQRAAATQWWLDLTAAGGEGMVVKPADDVPVPGDGRRVQPGVKVRGREYLRIIYGPDYLDALDVLRQRHLGRKRDLALKEHGLGLDALVRFVAGDPLWEVHQRVFAVLALESEPVDPRL
- a CDS encoding AAA family ATPase, with the protein product MAEPRSLGVPAAGLVLLVGASGSGKSTFAARHFAPTEVVSSDTCRALVADDAEDQSATPDAFDLLQHLVGIRLRRGLLTVVDATNVQSDARAQLVSLARSHDLLVDAIVLKVPARVAVERHRASGRTFGRVPVERIVERHDRDLRRSLRGLRREGFRRVHVLDGVEEVDAATIVRERSWNDRRELTGPFDIVGDVHGCASELRTLLERLGWRLERDDAGRAVGAHHPEGRTAVFVGDLVDRGPDTPGVLRLVSGMVAAGTALCVTGNHEDKLVRARSGAAG
- a CDS encoding 3' terminal RNA ribose 2'-O-methyltransferase Hen1 — protein: MLLTVSTTHRPATDLGYLLFKHPDRVQEFEQSFGSATVFYPEATEERCTAALVLDVDPVRLVRSRPQGTPDFSLAQYVNDRPYAASSLLAVAIRRVFSTARSGRCDARPELAGTPIPLEVRLPAVPCRPGGETGRELLRRIFEPLGWEVDARDVPLDETIPDWGPSRYLDLTLRGRVVLADALNQLHVLLPALDQAKHYWQAPDEVEKLLRSGGDWLATHPERDLITRRYLGRRRALAREALARLEELDGRAAAEVEPETDESGRPEGQGKRARPPLNQLRREAVLGVLDELAAAGATSVVDLGCGGGQLLADVLARPAYAVVAGTDVSAVGVLATQRRLRVDERSLRRTPDRQAEALRARISVFQASVTYTDERFAGYDAAVLMEVVEHLDPERLPALERVVFGEARPGAVVVTTPNADHNVRYPGLTGFRHPDHRFEWSREEFAAWCDGVAARTGYTVERRWVGEVDPEVGAPTQMGVFRRG
- a CDS encoding AAA family ATPase; its protein translation is MRFDEPPVVRMYVDERRLPQQQWPMTVPAVAQVVREGFEPAPGVTFLVGENGSGKSTVVEGLAEAYGLPVEGGSRNGGQETRRSESRLGWALEVQRGIGSGRWGFFLRAETMHSWYTFVEQTGGNRRDPVFHELSHGESFLEVARNRIDGPGFYCLDEPEAALSFSASLALVGHLHAIAAEGGQVVCATHSPVLASLPGARILEVGPWGLRETSWEELELVQHWRRFMDAPGRYLRHVVED
- a CDS encoding RsmB/NOP family class I SAM-dependent RNA methyltransferase produces the protein MADPRRRGGRPTGARSGGRPPAARRSADPARLAAYDVLRAVRVDDAYANLVLPDVLRKHGLGGRDAGFATELAAGTIRRQGTYDAVLATCVDRPLVKVEAKVLDALRLGAHQLLSMRVPAHAAISTTVDLVRARVGQGPAGFTNAVLRKVAAHDLPAWVRRVAPDPGTDPVGFGSVAHSHPRWVVAALTDALTASGRPDDLDALLAADNEAPGVTLVARPGRIDRDGLVVQAEGEPTAYSPVGVSLPGGDPGALPAVAAGDAGVQDEGSQLVALALAEAAEGGAGERWLDLCAGPGGKAALLAALAAQRGARLTANEAQEHRTALVRRALSLADGSLAPGVEDVVTGDGTAPRWDAGTFDRVLVDAPCSGLGALRRRPESRWRRQPSDLRTLVPLQERLLGAALDLVRPGGTVVYATCSPVPAETVGVVDAVLAGRDDVEAVDATAVLPEVPDAVGPTLATGAVTLQLWPHVHRTDAMFVAVLRRR